ACGGTTACCCGATGCCGTTATTGCCTGTGTTGGCGGAGGCTCTAATGCCATTGGTATGTTTGCTGATTTTATTGATGAGCCCCAAGTCGCGCTTATCGGGGTTGAACCAGCGGGAAAAGGGTTGGATACTCAACAGCACGGCGCGCCACTGCACCATGGCCGCACTGGTATTTTCTTTGGTATGAAAGCTCCCCTGATGCAAACCGCCGAAGGCCAAATCGAAGAGTCCTATTCTGTTTCTGCCGGGTTAGATTTTCCATCCGTTGGGCCACAGCATGCCTATTTACAAGCCAGTGGGCGAGCGCAATATGAATCGGCTACCGATGATGAAGCCCTTACCGCCTTTGAACAACTGGCCCGTGCTGAAGGCATTATTCCGGCATTAGAGTCAGCCCACGCTTTAGCCTATGCGCTGAAACTGGCAGCGGCGGCAACCCAAGAAACCCTATTAGTGGTCAATCTCTCCGGCCGCGGAGATAAGGATATTTTTACCGTGTCAGATTTGCTGGCAGAAAAACACCGCCAAATAGCGTCACAGGGACAGGAGTAAATTATGAGCCGCTATCAAACCATGTTCACCCGTCTGCAACAAAGCGGGCGCGGCGCATTTGTTCCCTTTGTCACGCTGGGGGATCCGACCGCAGAGTTATCATTACGCATTATTGATACGCTGATAGCCAATGGCGCTGATGCACTAGAGCTGGGGCTACCATTTTCCGATCCCCTTGCCGATGGGCCGGTGATCCAAGAAGCTAATCTGCGGGCGCTAAATGCAGGTATTACCCCCACACGCTGCTTTAATCTGCTCAATCAAATCCGGGCAAAACATCCCCAAGTCCCCATTGGTTTACTGGTATATGCTAATTTGGTTTACGCCAATGGAATTGATGATTTTTATGCCAAGGCGCAAGCCGCAGGGGTTGATTCAGTCTTAATTGCCGATGTGCCAGTAGAGGAGTCCTCGCCATTTCGTGAAGCGGCCCTTGCTCATCAGATTGCGCCGATTTTTATCGCGCCGCCAAATGCCCAATCGCCATTATTAGCGCGCATCAGTCGTGCCGGGCAAGGTTACACTTATCTCTTATCCCGCGCCGGGGTGACAGGTAGCGACTGCCAAGCCAATATGCCGGTTGAACAGGTATTGACGGCATTGCAGCAGTTTAACGCGCCACCACCACTATTAGGGTTTGGCATTAGCACGCCTGAGCAAGTCAAAGCCGCCATAGCCGCCGGCGCCGCCGGAGCAATTTCTGGCTCTGCCGTGGTCGGGATCATCGGTCAGCATCTGACAAAACCAGATATGATGCTAACAACGTTAGGGCAATTTACGGCCCAAATGAAAGCGGCTACCTGAGCTCACAGCCCGGTATTGGAATTAACCGTGCCGGGCAATTAATATTCCTTAATAGCTCGATAAATGACCTCGTTATCATTATTTATTCACTTTCTAAAGCTCTTATAAAGCGTAATTAAATTGCCTATTATGAAATTTACACATTACTTTTACGATGAAATATTACATACATTTCAATCTGTTTCTTGTACTTGATTTTAATCACTACTTTATAAAATAACGCCATTTTTTTATCGACAGTAACATATTTTCCCAATAGCTTATTTTTAGGGTAGGAAAACCCTTAATTCTCCCAACAATAATTATTAAATGATTTTTCTTTCCAGGAAGATAAGAAAATATGCTTCGAAAACACTTTGAACTTATCGATAAACCCATTTTTTTTGGTGCATTAGCCATGCTGCTATCAGTGGTAATACCTCTTATGATTTTTCCTAAAGAGGGAGCTGAATGGATTGGGATTGCCAAAGTATTTATGACTGATAAATTAGGATTTGCCTATCTTGCTTTAGGTATTTCTGCATTTTTTTTCATGATCTATATTGTATTCTCCGATATTGGACAAATTAAATTAGGAGATGCTGATGAGAAACCTGAATTCGGTAATGCCTCTTGGATTGCCATGTTATTTTGTGGTGGCATTGGTGCCAGCATTCTATTTTGGGGAAGTATAGAATGGGCCTATTATTATCAAAACCCACCGTTTCAATTAAAACCAGGTAGTGAAGAAGCAATTCGTTGGTCAGCGACCTATGGCTTATTTCACTGGGGACCTATTGCCTGGGCAATTTATTTAATTCCAGCTATTCCTATTGCTTATTTTTTCTATGTTAGAAAGCAACCTGTACTGAAAATTTCTGCCGCCCTAATGCCGGTTATTGGTGAGGCTAGAAGTTTTGGTAAAACCGGCCGTATAGTAGATATTTTATTTATTTTTGGTATTTTGGGTGGTTCAGCGACATCACTAGGATTAGCAGCACCACTGATTAACGAAGGGATAAGCTACCTTTTTGGCATTCCATCAACCACAAGCTCACAAGTACTGGTATTATTAATTTGTACCGCTATTTTTGCCTATTCTTCTTATATGGGTATGGAAAAAGGTATTAAAGTGCTCAGCAATATTAATTTTTGGGCTGCATTAGCACTACTTGCCTTTGTCTTAATCTGTGGTCCAACAATTTTCATGTTAGAAACAGGGTTAGATTCCATCGGTAGAATGCTATCTAATTTCTTTGTTATGGCCACATGGGCAGAACCTTTTGGTGGTATGGGAACCTTTGCTGATACCCATTTCCCCCAAGACTGGACTATTTTTTACTGGGCATGGTGGTTAGTTTTTGCGCCCAGTATGGGACTCTTTCTCGCCCGTATCTCTCGGGGAAGAACAATTAAACAAATGGTTACAGGGTCAATTTTCTTCGGTTCGTTAGGCTGTGCTGTTTATTTTATGATTCTCGGGAATTATGGCCTTTCTTTACAATTATCAGGTCAACTTGATGTGATTAGTATTTTAAATAGCAAAGGCCCGACCTCTGCTATATTTGCTATCCTTTCTCAATTACCTTTCAGTACCTTTATTATTGGTATATTCACTCTTTTATGTATTATTTTCACAGCGACCAGCTTCGACTCAATTTCTTATATTTTATCCTCTGTCGTACAAAATAACGTCACCGAAGAGCCTATGCGGTGGAATCGATTGTTTTGGGCATTTGTACTGTCATTATTGCCATCGATCCTGATGTTTATGGGCGGTTTATCCACACTGCAAACAGCTGCAATTGTCGGTGGACTACCATTATTGGTGATCGGGTTTATGTTAATGATTGCAGGGTTTAAAGCTGCCACTTTGGATTTAAGCCACCAAGAAGGTTATGAAAACCCTGTTATCAATATTGAAGAATTACCAGAAGTTGATCCCTGGAGCAAAGAAGGGTCAGCTTTAGCTAAATTCGAAGATCGAAAAGATGCCGCAATGGATGCAGCTAATGCTGAACGCGAAGCACTCAATGCGATTTGGACACTGAAGAAAACATTACGTCGCGAAGCGCTTAACCGAGGAGAGTCCGGTTATGAGTTAGGTGATGCTCCGGATGAAATCATTCAAGAACTGCAACGGCTAACCGAAGTCGCCATGCTAGCTAAAGAGCGTAAACTCGCAGCATCGGAACAAGCTCAAGAGGCTCGTAAAGCTTTTAACGAACTGATTCGCCATAAAGCAGAGGAAGAAAAAGCACTCGCTGCTGCGGATACAAAAGCGGCGATTCAAGCTAGATTAAGCACTGATATATAATATTAATCATCATATCTTAAGATATTAAAATAAAGCGTTACCCACCTTGCTAAATTTCAGGCCGCAAGGTGGTAACGCTTCATCAAAAACGCCATACCGCCATAATGCTCATCCTCCCAGACACAGCCCATTTATTTTTCAAAAAACGACCAAATATCAAACCTTTTAGCCCAACTTTTTTAACTAATTAATTGCGCCAATTTTGACAATCCTCAGGCTTAAAGCTGTCTTTTAGTAAATGCAATTTTTTTGCGGTTTTCTTTAATATTTCTCAAGTGATACATAATGATACATGGTATTATCTCAACGAAGTATTCCAGCCCTACCTGGAAACCATATCCATTTCCCGCCTGCGGCTATTCTAAGTCATCCTCCGGTGTCGAAAGCCTGGATCAGCAGGCCTGTCAATTAGAGGAGAAACTATGACATCATACTTCCTGCAAGCCTTTATTTACCTATGTGCTGCCGTCATTGCCGTACCACTGGCTAAGCGCTTAGGGTTAGGCTCAGTGCTAGGTTATCTCGCTGCTGGTGTTGTTATTGGCCCCGTAATAGGCTTAGTCGGACAGGAAACCGCGACTATTCAGCATTTTGCTGAATTTGGTGTGGTTATGATGTTATTTCTAGTGGGGTTAGAACTTAATCCTAAAACCTTATGGGATATGCGTCGACGTTTGGTCGGATTGGGTGGTCTGCAGATGCTACTCACCACGGGTGGCGTTATGTGGGTTGCCATCCAAATGGGTCAACCCTGGACCATAGGATTAGCGATCGGCTTAATTTTTTCCCTATCGTCTACAGCGATCGTACTGCAAACCTTTAATGAAAAAGGCTTAACCCGTACCGAAGGCGGCAAAAATGCCTTTTCTGTATTGCTGTTCCAAGATATCGCTGTGATCCCTATTCTGGCATTGATGCCGCTGCTGGCGCTGCC
This region of Shewanella sp. NFH-SH190041 genomic DNA includes:
- the trpA gene encoding tryptophan synthase subunit alpha; this encodes MSRYQTMFTRLQQSGRGAFVPFVTLGDPTAELSLRIIDTLIANGADALELGLPFSDPLADGPVIQEANLRALNAGITPTRCFNLLNQIRAKHPQVPIGLLVYANLVYANGIDDFYAKAQAAGVDSVLIADVPVEESSPFREAALAHQIAPIFIAPPNAQSPLLARISRAGQGYTYLLSRAGVTGSDCQANMPVEQVLTALQQFNAPPPLLGFGISTPEQVKAAIAAGAAGAISGSAVVGIIGQHLTKPDMMLTTLGQFTAQMKAAT
- a CDS encoding BCCT family transporter, whose translation is MLRKHFELIDKPIFFGALAMLLSVVIPLMIFPKEGAEWIGIAKVFMTDKLGFAYLALGISAFFFMIYIVFSDIGQIKLGDADEKPEFGNASWIAMLFCGGIGASILFWGSIEWAYYYQNPPFQLKPGSEEAIRWSATYGLFHWGPIAWAIYLIPAIPIAYFFYVRKQPVLKISAALMPVIGEARSFGKTGRIVDILFIFGILGGSATSLGLAAPLINEGISYLFGIPSTTSSQVLVLLICTAIFAYSSYMGMEKGIKVLSNINFWAALALLAFVLICGPTIFMLETGLDSIGRMLSNFFVMATWAEPFGGMGTFADTHFPQDWTIFYWAWWLVFAPSMGLFLARISRGRTIKQMVTGSIFFGSLGCAVYFMILGNYGLSLQLSGQLDVISILNSKGPTSAIFAILSQLPFSTFIIGIFTLLCIIFTATSFDSISYILSSVVQNNVTEEPMRWNRLFWAFVLSLLPSILMFMGGLSTLQTAAIVGGLPLLVIGFMLMIAGFKAATLDLSHQEGYENPVINIEELPEVDPWSKEGSALAKFEDRKDAAMDAANAEREALNAIWTLKKTLRREALNRGESGYELGDAPDEIIQELQRLTEVAMLAKERKLAASEQAQEARKAFNELIRHKAEEEKALAAADTKAAIQARLSTDI